Proteins found in one Fusarium oxysporum Fo47 chromosome V, complete sequence genomic segment:
- a CDS encoding histone-fold-containing protein has translation MPPRKSKASGAGKSRPSDVQAGDPVPVRAKRRYRPGTVALREIRHYQSGTKLLLRKLPFARLVREIALTMRPRDEGLRWQSQAIMALQEAAEAYMVHLFEDTNLCAIHAKRVTIMQKDIQLARRIRGIWGGLG, from the exons ATGCCTCCCAGGAAATCTAAAGCCTCCGGCGCGGGCAAGTCGCGACCGAGTGACGTTCAAG CTGGCGATCCTGTTCCCGTTCGCGCAAAGCGTCGATACCGTCCTGGCACAGTCGCTCTTCGCGAAATTCGACATTACCAAAGCGGCACGAAACTGCTCCTCCGAAAGCTCCCATTTGCGCGCCTT GTTCGAGAAATCGCTTTGACGATGCGCCCACGAGACGAAGGCTTGCGCTGGCAAAGCCAAGCCATCATGGCACTGcaagaagctgctgaagccTACATGGTGCATCTGTTCGAAGACACCAACCTATGCGCAATCCACGCCAAGCGTGTCACAATCATGCAGAAGGATATTCAACTAGCAAGGAGGATACGCGGTATCTGGGGTGGACTGGGTTAG
- a CDS encoding microsomal signal peptidase 12 kDa subunit-domain-containing protein, with product MAEQALDQIRDVFDGQIDFEGQKLAELLATVLLVISGLISFVVGYILQDIKLAVYLGLGGTALTFLVVVPAWPFYNKHPVKWLPAGYAYDLASKGNQ from the exons ATGGCTGAACAAGCTCTTGATCAGATTCGAGACGTCTTCGATGGCCAAATT GACTTTGAAGGACAGAAGCTCGCCGAGCTCCTTGCTACAGTTCTCCTTGTCATTTCTGGC CTGATCTCCTTCGTTGTCGGCTACATCCTCCAAGATATCAAGCTCGCGGTCTACCTAGGTCTAGGAGGCACGGCGTTAACCTTCCTCGTCGTGGTGCCGGCCTGGCCCTTTTACAACAAACATCCCGTCAAGTGGCTTCCAGCGGGGTACGCATACGATCTTGCAAGCAAAGGAAATCAATAG
- a CDS encoding Der1-like family-domain-containing protein, producing MDQVMDGGRLPLEQWFWEMPTCTRWWTTATILTSALVQCQMVTPFQLFYSFRAVFVKSQYWRLLTTFLYFGPFSLDLLFHVYFLQRYARLLEESSGRSPAHFSWLLLYSMASLIALSPLVSMPFLGHPLSSTLVYIWSRRNPETRLSFLGLLVFTAPYLPWVLMGFSLVLHGTIPKDEIMGVVIGHVWYFFSDVYPPLHNGSRPLDPPNWWRRLFEARARVDADDSTNDIMVAGAREAAPRDL from the exons ATGGATCAAGTCATGGACGGAGGCCGACTGCCTCTCGAACAATGGTTCTGGGAGATGCCAACATGCACCCGTTGGTGGACAACCGCTACCATTCTGACTAGTGCCCTGGTTCAATGCCAGATGGTCACTCCTTTCCAACTATTCTACAGCTTTCGCGCGGTATTCGTGAAGTCACAG TACTGGCGACTCTTGACAACGTTTCTCTACTTTGGCCCCTTCTCGCTCGATCTACTGTTCCACGTCTACTTCCTTCAACGATATGCGCGCCTTCTAGAGGAGTCATCGGGTCGATCGCCTGCTCATTTCTCGTGGCTCCTACTTTATTCAATGGCCTCCTTGATCGCTCTGTCGCCCCTTGTTTCCATGCCATTCCTCGGTCACCCGCTCTCCTCGACGCTGGTCTACATATGGTCCCGACGCAACCCAGAGACTAGACTGAGCTTCCTCGGCTTACTTGTGTTCACCGCGCCCTACTTGCCCTGGGTGTTGATGGGTTTCAGCCTTGTGTTGCACGGCACTATCCCCAAGGATGAGATCATGGGTGTCGTTATTGGACATGTTTGGTATTTCTTTTCTGACGTTTACCCTCCTCTGCACAACGGTTCTCGCCCCCTTGACCCTCCTAACTGGTGGAGGCGTCTGTTTGAGGCTCGAGCTCGAGTTGACGCGGATGATAGTACAAACGACATCATGGTTGCCGGGGCTCGAGAAGCTGCGCCCCGAGACCTTTAA
- a CDS encoding ribosomal protein L23/L15e core domain-containing protein — protein sequence MLMLSITVQPKGKGNKKAQDAAKAALKGSNSHKKVKARFSTSFHRPKTLITSRAPKYPRRSIPHQPRLDEHKIIVHPLNTESAMKKMEENNTLVFIVDIKSNKAQIKLALKKLYDIDCVKINTLIRPDGTKKAYARLTPDVDALDIAANKLSLV from the exons ATGCTGATGCTTTCAATAACAGTTCAGCCTAAGGGCAAGGGTAACAAGAAGGCCCAGGATGCCGCCAAGGCCGCTCTCAAGGGC TCCAACTCCCacaagaaggtcaaggctcGCTTTAGCACCTCCTTCCACCGCCCCAAGACCCTGATCACCTCGCGAGCCCCCAAGTACCCTCGCCGATCCATCCCTCACCAGCCCCGCCTCGATGAGCACAAG ATCATCGTCCACCCTCTCAACACCGAGAGcgcgatgaagaagatggaggagaacAACACTCTCGTCTTCATTGTCGACATCAAGAGCAACAA GGCCCAGATCAAGCTTgccctcaagaagctctaTGACATTGACTGTGTCAAGATCAACACCCTCATCCGCCCTGATGGCACCAAGAAGGCCTACGCTCGCCTGACCCCTGATGTCGATGCTCTCGACATTGCTGCCAACAAGCTCTCTCTCGTCTAA
- a CDS encoding peptidase M24, structural domain-containing protein: MTKLDTTSRLTRLRGLMKERNVHIYIVPSEDSHSSEYIADCDARRAYISGFTGSAGCAVVTLESAALATDGRYFNQATSQLDSNWTLLKQGLQDVPTWQDWSAEQSSGGKNVGVDPTLISGSTAKNLAEKIRKNGGAELVPVDGNLVDLVWGDERPSRPSEQVIIQPDELAGESVLNKLTKVRQELEKKHSPGFLVSMLDEIAWLFNLRGNDIPYNPVFFAYATVTPDAAKLYIDEAKLDDKCRSHLTSNKVDIKPYEAIFDDAQALHAAHAEKSKSGDKVPTGNFLISNKGSWALKRALGGDSSVDEIRSLIGDAKAIKTEAELKGMRDCHVRDGAALIQYFAWLEDQLVNKKTTLDEVQAADKLEEHRKEKKDFVGLSFPTISSTGANAAIIHYGPERGKCATIDPEAIYLCDSGAQYRDGTTDTTRTLHFGKPTDAEREAYTLVLKGHISLDQAIFPKGTTGFALDSLARQHLWKNGLDYRHGTGHGVGSFLNVHEGPIGIGTRVQYAEVALAPGNVLSNEPGYYEDGKYGIRIENMVLVKEVKAKHSFGDKPFLGFEYVTLVPYCRNLIDTTLLTSEEKEWLNTYNAKVLEKTQEYFEGDNVTLAWLKRETQHIE, translated from the exons ATGACCAAGCTCGACACTACCTCCAGGCTCACCCGCCTGAGAGGCTTGATGAAGGAGCGCAATGTTCATATTTACA TTGTCCCTTCTGAGGATAGCCACTCGTCTGAATATATCGCAGATTGTGATGCCAGACGTGCTTACATCTCTGGGTTCACTGGTTCTGCTGGATGTGCTGTTGTTACACTTGAGTCTGCTGCTCTTGCTACTGACGGTCGTTACTTCAACCAGGCCACATCTCAACTCGATAGCAACTGGACACTTCTTAAACAAGGCCTCCAAGACGTTCCTACATGGCAAGACTGGTCTGCTGAGCAGTCTTCTGGTGGAAAGAATGTTGGCGTTGACCCAACACTCATCTCCGGTTCAACTGCCAAGAACCTTGCCGAGAAAATCCGAAAGAATGGCGGAGCTGAGCTTGTACCTGTTGATGGAAACCTTGTCGATCTGGTATGGGGAGATGAGCGTCCTTCTCGTCCCTCGGAACAAGTTATCATCCAGCCTGACGAGCTTGCAGGAGAGTCTGTCCTGAATAAGCTCACCAAGGTCCGCCAGGAGCTGGAAAAGAAGCACTCCCCTGGTTTCTTAGTATCCATGCTGGATGAGATCGCCTGGCTGTTCAATTTGCGCGGTAACGATATCCCTTACAACCCCGTCTTCTTCGCGTATGCTACTGTTACCCCTGATGCTGCTAAGCTTTACATCGACGAAGCCAAGCTGGACGACAAGTGCCGCTCGCACCTCACCTCGAACAAAGTCGACATCAAGCCATACGAAGCTATCTTCGACGATGCCCAGGCACTGCACGCCGCTCATGCTGAAAAGAGCAAGTCCGGCGACAAGGTTCCTACTGGCAACTTTCTCATTTCCAACAAGGGCTCATGGGCACTTAAGCGTGCTCTGGGAGGAGACTCTTCGGTAGATGAAATCAGAAGTCTAATTGGCGAtgccaaggccatcaagactGAGGCTGAATTGAAGGGTATGAGGGATTGTCATGTGAGAGATGGCGCTGCACTCATCCAGTATTTTGCCTGGCTTGAGGACCAGCTTGTAAACAAGAAGACCACACTTGACGAGGTTCAAGCGGCCGACAAACTTGAAGAGCAtcgaaaagaaaagaaggactTTGTCGGCCTCTCATTCCCCACCATCTCCTCTACCGGTGCAAA CGCTGCAATCATTCACTACGGCCCTGAGCGTGGCAAATGTGCCACTATCGACCCTGAAGCTATCTACCTTTGTGATTCAGGAGCACAATACCGCGATGGTACCACGGACACCACTCGTACCTTGCACTTTGGAAAGCCTACAGATGCAGAGAGGGAGGCGTACACTTTAGTTTTGAAAGGTCACATCTCTTTGGATCAAGCCATTTTCCCTAAGGGAACCACAGGCTTTGCACTCGATAGTCTGGCAAGACAACATCTTTGG AAAAACGGGTTGGACTACAGGCATGGTACCGGACACGGAGTTGGTTCATTCCTGAATGTCCATGAAGGACCCATTGGTATTGGCACTCGTGTCCAATATGCTGAAGTAGCACTGGCTCCAGGAAATGTGCTGTCAAACGAGCCCGGCTATTACGAAGATGGGAAGTACGGCATCCGAATAGAAAACATGGTTCTCGTCAAGGAGGTCAAAGCCAAGCACTCCTTTGGTGACAAGCCGTTCTTGGGCTTCGAGTACGTGACGCTTGTGCCGTACTGCCGGAACCTGATCGACACAACGCTACTCACGTCTGAAGAGAAGGAGTGGCTCAACACTTACAACGCAAAGGTTCTGGAGAAGACGCAAGAATATTTCGAGGGAGACAATGTGACATTGGCCTGGCTCAAGAGGGAGACCCAGCACATTGAGTGA
- a CDS encoding tyrosyl-DNA phosphodiesterase-domain-containing protein, which translates to MAGSREDPVELGSDMDEDEALRYAIALSLQEQEEQGDQSSQIPSASTSTSHRKGTGSGGASLGLLSLDRKKMEEERLQRLAKRRRSPEDERSVDEVPPAKRMTPSEPSRTVTATATAHVLPSFVPYPKGAIKRTWAKGYPRTSDDIKIEEVFQKDKLELALLSSYQWDDEWLMSKIDPRKTKLLLLAFADSEAQKSEMRSNAPPGIKFVFPAMNGPGAMHSKLQLLKYPDYLRVVVPTANLVPYDWGETGVMENMVFLIDLPRLKDPATYRQTAFSTELGRFLSATGVGEGMHLGFVYTIPGGHQGDSLKRIGYSGLGTTVAALGLATDEPIEVDFVVGDDGMAEYKSRIGRTGAASKNKASNPWQEKLKDRFRIYFPTEETVGRSRGGRNAAGTICVQPKWWRSPTFPTELVRDCVNTRDGLLMHSKMIMVSQMQAGSQLQTRPQTRPEPRHHDSGPAAAEPKTEEMSLGWVYIGSANLSESAWGRIVKDRATGQPKMSCRNWESGVVVRISNPKNSTVSASFSTSASASAGASSSTKVKAAEGQARSSVRAGKISGEPDKGCDTSQHNHHHYQMQKQNQKQKQEEGLTDTDAHTDSDMMSGTVFEGTVPIPMRRPGRRYREGEEPWFYSVQG; encoded by the exons ATGGCTGGGTCCCGAGAGGATCCCGTCGAATTGGGGAGCGACatggacgaagatgaagcgCTACGCTATGCTATTGCCCTTTCACTCCAGGAACAAGAGGAACAGGGAGACCAGAGTTCGCAGATCCCGAGCGCCTCAACCTCGACGTCCCACCGGAAGGGGACTGGCTCGGGCGGGGCTTCCTTGGGTTTGCTCTCGCTTGATCgcaagaagatggaagaggaaaggTTGCAGAGGTTAGCCAAGCGTCGCCGCTCGCCAGAGGACGAAAGAAGTGTTGACGAGGTCCCGCCGGCAAAGAGGATGACACCATCCGAACCTTCCAGGACTGTAACCGCAACGGCAACGGCACATGTATTACCGAGCTTCGTTCCCTATCCCAAAGGTGCTATCAAAAGAACTTGGGCCAAAGGGTATCCGCGGACTTCCGATGATATCAAGATCGAAGAGGTGTTTCAGAAGGACAAGTTGGAGCTTGCTCTTCTAAGCTCGTATCAGTGGGATGATGAATGGCTCATGTCCAAAATCGACCCGAGAAAGACTAAACTGTTGCTCCTGGCATTCGCCGATAGTGAAGCCCAG AAATCAGAGATGCGATCGAATGCGCCACCGGGAATCAAGTTCGTCTTTCCGGCAATGAATGGGCCTGGGGCTATGCATTCCAAGCTTCAGTTGCTAAAGTACCCTGACTATCTTCGAGTTGTGGTCCCAACTGCCAATCTCGTCCCCTATGATTGGGGGGAGACTGGCGTCATGGAGAAC ATGGTCTTCCTGATCGACCTTCCTCGTTTAAAGGACCCCGCGACGTATCGGCAAACCGCATTCAGCACCGAGCTCGGCCGATTCCTGTCAGCAACTGGTGTTGGTGAGGGCATG CACCTTGGCTTTGTGTACACCAT CCCTGGTGGTCATCAAGGAGATTCCTTAAAGCGAATAG GATACAGCGGGCTGGGCACCACTGTGGCTGCTCTCGGGCTAGCCACTGACGAACCAATCGAAGTGGATTTTGTCGTGG gagatgatggcatgGCCGAATATAAGTCGAGAATAGGCCGAACGGGCGCAGCCTCCAAAAATAAGGCGTCAAACCCGTGGCAGGAGAAGCTAAAGGACCGTTTCCGAATATATTTTCCGACGGAAGAGACAGTTGGCAGAAGTCGAGGTGGGCGTAAT GCTGCGGGCACCATCTGTGTCCAGCCCAAATGGTGGCGCTCGCCAACCTTCCCCACTGAGCTGGTGCGGGACTGTGTTAACACCAGAGATGGGCTCCTGATGCACAGCAAGATGATCATGGTATCACAGATGCAAGCGGGAAGTCAATTGCAAACGCGTCCGCAAACGCGACCGGAGCCGCGACACCACGACTCAGGGCCGGCTGCCGCGGAGCCGAAAACGGAAGAGATGTCTCTTGGCTGGGTCTACATTGGCAGCGCAAATCTGTCAGAAAGCGCATG GGGCCGCATTGTCAAGGACCGAGCGACAGGACAGCCAAAGATGAGTTGTCGCAATTGGGAGAGCGGTGTTGTAGTGCGAATTAGTAACCCCAAAAACAGCACCGTCTCCGCCAGCTTCAGcaccagcgccagcgccAGCGCCGGTGCCAGTTCCAGcaccaaggtcaaggcggCAGAGGGCCAGGCACGGTCATCGGTGCGGGCGGGGAAGATATCGGGGGAGCCGGACAAGGGATGTGATACGAGCCAACATAATCATCACCACTACCAGATGCAGAAGCAGAatcagaaacagaaacaggAGGAAGGGCTCACGGACACAGATGCACACACAGATTCAGACATGATGAGCGGCACTGTTTTCGAGGGCACAGTCCCAATACCAATGCGACGACCAGGTCGACGCTATCGTGAGGGTGAAGAGCCCTGGTTTTACAGTGTGCAGGGCTGA
- a CDS encoding acireductone dioxygenase (Ni2+-requiring), translating to MRAYFYDGLPGDQRLPHNSGMPVSVDDLMNIGVYYYHLPELESVDNLAKERGYKNRDEITVSPQAMGDIYETKVKSFFAEHLHEDEEIRYIRGGRGYFDVRSKDDDWVRVLLEKDDLLILPPGIYHRFTTDESNYVHAMRLFKEDPKWTPLNRGPDVDKNEHRQEYVKQFLGEPNQAYLSYVRQRIPPIALAPAYFMDRCGASKTTTTNFNNGNLQLNCRYQDSTQTMDTRTEVSDVTEASSRPRIAQLPASCDPPQPNTPVKQLVWVIFGGTGQMGHSLVKCALSHGDLVTSVGRVFETSLKDMENIHENCLGALCDVRARESVNRVIERTLQRFGRIDIVVNCSGYGVIGACEDQDEHDIRNQFETNFMGTLHIIHATLPYFRRQNAGRYLIFSSTSGALGVPGLGPYCATKYAVEGLIEAMLYETDAFNIKATLIEPGHVRPEEPEMQDTSLPTSWGHFLVKPPSETYGHPTSPALHARRIVQWLGDKYRPTSAIKCAELVWQLGHCSYPPLRLLLGSYAIESIRDRMRSVTEELEDWKHLNFPAGPDDDREVGEEAAAAAAVAPETNEAAAS from the exons ATGCGAGCTTACTTTTACGACGGCCTTCCT GGCGACCAGCGCCTCCCTCATAACTCGGGCATGCCCGTCAGTGTTGACGATCTCATGAACATCGGCGTCTACTACTACCATCTCCCTGAGCTCGAGTCGGTCGACAACCTGGCCAAGGAGCGTGGCTACAAGAACCGCGACGAGATCACTGTCTCTCCCCAAGCCATGGGTGACATCTACGAAACCAAGGTCAAGTCCTTCTTCGCCGAGCACTTGCacgaggacgaggagatTCGATATATTCGTGGTGGCCGTGGATACTTTGACGTCCGAAGCAAAGACGACGACTGGGTGCGCGTTTTGCTCGAGAAGGATGACCTTCTTATTTTACCTCCTGGTATTTACCACCGCTTCACCACTGATGAGAGCAAC TATGTCCATGCCATGAGACTGTTCAAGGAGGACCCCAAGTGGACACCTCTGAACCGAGGCCCCGATGTCGACAAGAACGAGCACCGACAGGAATACGTGAAGCAGTTCCTGGGTGAGCCCAACCA GGCATATCTATCCTATGTGAGG CAAAGAATACCACCCATAGCATTGGCTCCAGCGTATTTCATGGATCGTTGCGGGGCGT CCAAAACAACAACGACAAACTTCAATAACGGGAATCTACAGCTCAATTGCAGATACCAAGACTCAACGCAAACGATGGATACACGAACCGAAGTCTCGGATGTTACTGAGGCATCATCCAGGCCGCGAATAGCGCAGCTTCCTGCGAGCTGTGATCCTCCACAGCCCAACACCCCAGTGAAGCAGTTAGTCTGGGTG ATCTTTGGAGGTACGGGTCAGATGGGGCACTCCCTTGTCAAATGTGCACTTTCACATGGAGATTTGGTAACGTCGGTTGGTCGCGTATTCGAGACAAGTCTAAAAGACATGGAGAATATCCATGAGAACTGTCTCGGCGCGTTGTGCGACGTCCGCGCTCGCGAATCTGTGAATCGTGTCATCGAGCGTACGCTCCAGCGCTTTGGCCGTATCGATATTGTCGTCAATTGCTCTGGCTACGGTGTCATAGGCGCCTGCGAGGACCAGGATGAGCATGACATACGTAACCAGTTCGAGACCAACTTCATGGGCACGCTTCACATTATTCACGCTACGCTGCCGTACTTCCGCAGGCAGAATGCAGGCCGCtatctcatcttcagctcAACGTCTGGCGCTTTGGGCGTCCCTGGCCTGGGCCCTTACTGCGCGACCAAATATGCGGTGGAGGGCCTAATTGAGGCCATGCTCTATGAGACGGATGCGTTCAACATCAAAGCTACACTCATCGAGCCAGGCCATGTGAGACCCGAAGAGCCAGAGATGCAAGATACGTCGCTTCCAACGTCCTGGGGTCATTTTCTTGTGAAACCACCCAGCGAGACATACGGGCATCCAACATCACCAGCGCTACATGCACGAAGGATTGTTCAGTGGCTCGGTGACAAGTATCGACCCACGAGCGCTATCAAGTGCGCTGAACTCGTATGGCAACTCGGACACTGCTCGTATCCACCGCTACGATTATTATTGGGAAGCTATGCAATCGAGAGCATTCGCGATCGCATGCGGTCTGTGACAGAAGAGCTGGAGGATTGGAAGCATCTCAACTTTCCTGCCGGACCAGACGATGACagagaagttggagaggaggcagcagcagcagcagcagtagcaCCTGAAACTAACgaggctgctgcttcttga
- a CDS encoding Gti1/Pac2 family-domain-containing protein, producing the protein MSGTMPLQPTFYGFIGDTTDALIIFEACLSGKLFHVPRRPHDRERQDLIKSGNIFVYEEHASGIKRWTDSISWSPSRILGNYLLYRELEKPFPPGEKKRARGRNGKSTTQSGGITKSRPRNSVPFQTGLEHGNEYTTVPSDDERHLVGSLVDSYDFKEQGLVKKTISITYQGVPHHLVSYYHVEDVKAGLLPSPVDDPRLRGVVPRTELLTGQNFRAPIEEAQHGTYLSGAYIPNMDHQYAPIGFPTHTQQPALQQQPQQQPQPQHQPQLQYQPQPHQHQPQLQYQPQQQHQPQQQYRPQPQHQPQPQLQYQPQALHPTAHGYPQSYGQTWW; encoded by the coding sequence ATGTCTGGAACCATGCCACTCCAACCGACATTCTACGGTTTCATCGGGGACACCACTGATGCCTTGATCATTTTTGAGGCATGTCTCTCTGGCAAACTGTTTCATGTCCCTCGTCGACCACATGACCGTGAGCGTCAAGATCTCATCAAAAGCGGCAATATCTTCGTCTACGAAGAGCATGCTTCTGGAATCAAGCGCTGGACCGACAGCATCTCATGGAGCCCCAGCCGTATCCTTGGCAACTATCTGCTGTACCgggagcttgagaagccCTTCCCACCTGGAGAGAAGAAGCGCGCCAGGGGAAGGAACGGCAAGTCAACCACACAATCTGGAGGCATCACTAAATCACGACCACGAAACTCTGTCCCTTTCCAAACAGGCCTGGAACATGGTAATGAGTACACCACTGTGCCCAGCGATGATGAGCGCCATCTGGTCGGTTCACTCGTCGACTCGTACGACTTCAAGGAACAAGGACTGGTCAAGAAGACTATCAGCATCACGTACCAAGGCGTGCCTCACCACCTCGTCAGTTACTACCATGTGGAAGACGTCAAGGCTGGTCTTTTGCCTAGTCCTGTGGATGATCCCAGACTCCGCGGCGTCGTCCCTCGAACCGAGCTCCTGACAGGTCAGAACTTCCGCGCCCCGATCGAGGAAGCTCAACACGGTACCTACTTGAGCGGCGCCTACATACCAAACATGGATCACCAGTATGCTCCTATTGGCTTTCCCACACACACACAGCAACCGGCACTCCAACAGCAGCCACAACAGCAGCCACAGCCGCAGCACCAGCCACAACTACAGTATCAGCCACAGCCgcaccagcaccaaccaCAGCTGCAGTACCAgccacagcagcagcaccagccacAACAACAGTACCGACCACAACCACAGCACCAGCCACAGCCACAGCTGCAGTACCAGCCACAGGCGTTGCACCCGACAGCACATGGTTACCCGCAGTCTTATGGTCAGACGTGGTGGTAG